The following proteins are co-located in the Noviherbaspirillum sp. UKPF54 genome:
- a CDS encoding response regulator transcription factor, with amino-acid sequence MTAKETIKVLIADDHAIVREGLKQILADTRDMVVAGAAENGNDAVKLVRSVDAHVLLLDISMPDKNGIEVLKLVKKDAPRLAVLVLSMHREDQYAVRSLKAGAAGYLNKQSAPAELVDAIRQVASGRKYISPALAQELANQIGDERNVPPHETLSDREYQTLIMIASGKTVSDIALELSLSVKTISMYRTRLLQKMKLRHNAELTHYAIKNHLVE; translated from the coding sequence ATGACAGCCAAAGAAACGATAAAGGTCCTGATCGCCGACGACCACGCCATCGTGCGCGAGGGATTGAAACAGATACTTGCCGACACCCGGGACATGGTCGTGGCCGGCGCCGCCGAGAATGGCAACGATGCCGTCAAGCTGGTGCGCAGCGTCGATGCCCATGTCCTGCTGCTGGACATTTCGATGCCCGACAAGAACGGCATCGAGGTGCTCAAGCTGGTCAAGAAGGATGCGCCCAGGCTCGCGGTGCTGGTGCTGTCGATGCACCGCGAAGACCAGTACGCGGTACGTTCGCTCAAGGCCGGCGCCGCCGGCTATCTGAACAAGCAGAGCGCGCCGGCCGAACTGGTCGACGCCATCCGCCAAGTCGCGTCGGGGCGCAAGTACATCAGCCCGGCGCTAGCGCAGGAACTGGCCAACCAGATCGGCGACGAACGCAACGTGCCGCCGCATGAAACGCTGTCGGACCGCGAATACCAGACCCTGATCATGATCGCCTCCGGCAAGACCGTCAGCGACATCGCGCTTGAACTATCCCTGTCCGTCAAGACGATCAGCATGTACCGCACGCGCCTGTTGCAAAAGATGAAATTGCGTCATAACGCGGAGTTGACGCATTACGCGATCAAGAACCACCTGGTGGAGTAA
- a CDS encoding GGDEF domain-containing protein yields the protein MAQIPSTVPIVFMADKPTKPEQHPADIAREAFRRLAVRRIAPTPEAYREVYDEVSGVHERSPAEKILADLATKLARAPGDLPLFAHRFSDSLKSHDWENFGKHLEQLISRHLIAPEEKPERDMSPRPAADKPAVEAPSGATPASKNAIPLVDEPPAPPPRKTSIPLVDDIAPALPKKLDIPLVDIPEPPAGRVTPISLVDEVEPVADKAQDPSAPRFNDTQMTRVLREMLVRALTLPIPSLLQGAEELTKDCEALAIAIGSARSRSALAELEPRFKHFCFRIEMKGGDMAEERELLLRLFRLLIENVGELVEDDTWLSGQIANVQEILTGPINYATLIDATRGLKEVIYKQSLLKHSLAEAKTHVKDMVLTVIEQLGAAASSTDEYHRKIEVYSQKISKAQGAAELNSIIDHVMHDTRIAQIESQRSHDDVVAARQEVLAAETRIHELEVQLVQMSELAHEDQLTGSLNRRGLDEVLEREMARAERKKMPLCVALIDLDNFKKLNDTHGHSAGDGALVHLVKVVKDTLRAMDVIARFGGEEFLIVLPHTLLDEAVKTVTRIQRELTKQIFMHDNQRLLITFSSGVALWDGKEDQAALIERADQALYKAKKAGKNRVIAAE from the coding sequence ATGGCGCAGATCCCGTCAACGGTGCCGATCGTCTTCATGGCAGACAAGCCGACAAAACCAGAACAACATCCAGCCGACATCGCACGCGAGGCATTTCGCCGCCTGGCGGTGCGGCGTATCGCGCCGACTCCGGAAGCGTACCGCGAAGTCTACGACGAAGTTTCAGGGGTTCACGAGCGCTCGCCGGCCGAAAAAATACTGGCCGATCTTGCAACAAAACTGGCGAGAGCACCGGGAGATCTGCCACTGTTTGCACACCGTTTTTCCGACTCTCTGAAATCGCACGACTGGGAAAATTTCGGCAAGCACCTGGAGCAGCTCATCTCGCGGCACCTGATCGCCCCGGAAGAGAAGCCTGAACGGGACATGTCGCCCCGCCCGGCGGCCGACAAGCCCGCGGTTGAAGCACCGTCCGGCGCGACACCGGCCAGCAAGAATGCCATCCCGCTGGTCGACGAGCCCCCCGCTCCACCGCCCCGCAAGACTTCCATCCCCTTGGTGGACGACATCGCGCCGGCCCTTCCCAAAAAACTCGATATCCCGCTGGTCGACATCCCCGAACCGCCTGCCGGCAGGGTCACGCCCATTTCGCTGGTGGATGAAGTCGAGCCGGTGGCAGACAAGGCGCAAGACCCGTCAGCGCCGCGCTTCAACGACACTCAAATGACCCGCGTCCTGCGCGAGATGCTGGTGCGCGCGCTGACGCTTCCCATCCCGTCCCTGCTGCAGGGGGCCGAGGAGCTCACCAAGGACTGCGAAGCGCTGGCCATCGCTATCGGCAGCGCGCGCAGCCGCAGCGCGCTGGCTGAACTGGAGCCGCGCTTCAAGCATTTCTGCTTCCGCATCGAGATGAAAGGCGGCGACATGGCGGAGGAGCGCGAGCTGCTGCTGCGCCTGTTCCGCCTGCTGATAGAAAACGTGGGCGAACTGGTGGAAGACGACACCTGGCTGTCCGGGCAGATCGCCAACGTGCAGGAAATCCTGACCGGCCCGATCAATTACGCCACACTGATCGACGCCACGCGCGGCCTGAAGGAAGTCATCTACAAGCAAAGCCTGCTCAAGCACAGCCTGGCCGAAGCAAAAACCCATGTCAAGGACATGGTTCTCACCGTGATCGAGCAGCTCGGCGCCGCCGCCTCGAGTACCGACGAATATCACCGGAAAATCGAAGTCTATTCGCAAAAAATCAGCAAGGCGCAAGGCGCCGCTGAGCTCAACAGCATTATCGATCACGTGATGCACGACACCCGCATCGCGCAGATCGAGTCGCAGCGCTCGCACGATGATGTGGTTGCGGCGCGCCAGGAAGTACTGGCGGCGGAAACGCGCATCCATGAACTGGAAGTCCAGCTGGTGCAGATGAGCGAACTTGCGCACGAGGACCAGCTGACCGGCAGCCTCAACCGGCGAGGCCTGGATGAAGTGCTGGAGCGCGAAATGGCGCGCGCGGAACGCAAGAAAATGCCTTTGTGCGTGGCGCTGATCGACCTCGACAATTTCAAGAAACTGAACGATACGCACGGGCACAGCGCCGGCGACGGCGCACTGGTGCACCTGGTGAAGGTAGTCAAGGATACGCTGCGCGCCATGGACGTCATTGCACGTTTCGGCGGCGAGGAATTCCTGATCGTGCTGCCGCATACGCTGCTGGACGAAGCGGTAAAGACCGTCACCCGCATCCAAAGGGAACTGACCAAGCAGATTTTCATGCACGACAATCAGCGCTTGCTGATCACGTTCAGTTCCGGGGTGGCGCTATGGGATGGCAAGGAAGACCAGGCGGCGCTGATCGAACGCGCCGACCAAGCGCTGTACAAGGCGAAGAAGGCCGGGAAGAACCGGGTAATCGCCGCCGAATGA
- a CDS encoding tetratricopeptide repeat protein translates to MRHQRNNSHASLENALLLHRAGRLEEAESLYRKMPSNPDALHLRGVIAHQLNRNEQAVELIDRAIGVRPANAAYHFSLDMAYRALNRLDQVEAAYRRLLERTPDNALIHHRLGNALKDLGRGDEAISTYRKAVLLKPDFAAAYNDMGLVHADRGETDAAVDCYRRALALDPAYAPAHANLGVTLRRRCEPEQAEACYRKAISFDPGFAAAHSNLGNVLQEQGRLEEAINCFQEAVRLEQNNAAFQVNLGNGLLAQDRLEEAQACYATALALAPGLPEAHSQLGCLLARQGKAAEAVACHLQAIALRPNFPEAFNELGAVFRDQGKLQEAVDCGETAVTLKPDFPEAFNNLGLALSHQGKAERAIECFERAVALKPDFAGVYSNLGLVFHNLGRTAEAIACHRKAIDCDPEFATGYTNLLLSAQYSSAFTPEELFAEHARFGARFEAPLKPHWRTHDNSRDAHRRLKIGYVSPDFRRHAVAYFIEPLLACHDKSQVEVFCYYNHTQHDPVTARLQALADHWIPCRHLSDERLAERIRADGIDILIDLAGHTAGNRLLAFARKPAPLQVTYLGYPATTGLSAIDYRITDVHAEPPAMTEQFNVERLWRLPEIFCCYRAHDNSPGVIDHPPALDNGCITFGCFNNFSKVTDAVLELWARILQQVPDARLLLEIQGIDHPPFRAEVEQRMARLGLPLQRLLLEPRRPENQYALYNRIDIALDPFPCNGGTTSLDTVWMGVPFVTLAGRHFTARMGVTILTNAGLPQLIASCEDDYVAIASALARDLPRLRELRAGLRDRVQASPLMDAPRFARHFEQALRSMWRIWCGEQEHEPAGGPGTAEPDLQAAVDHHLAGRLHEAEAIYRMLPDHSDALHLRGVIAHQSNRNEEALVLIERAIAIAPDNAAYYFSMASAWRALGRTDQAAACYRRLLERMPDHADARNNLGNALRELGDVDAAAACYQEALALKPDFPEAHNNLGILFKELGDPVQAEACCRKALELKPDFAAAHNNLGLALAAQHRIDDAVVSYRKALELNPDFAEAYGNLGLAYKDQDRLDEAAASYQQALTRMPQSAEMHNNLGLVFKESGALGDAVDCYLKAIELKRDFAEVYSNLGLVFSEQGNPDAAMECHCTALAFRPDSAEAHNNLGIELRECGRLDEAAACFRTALELKPDYVDAHCNLGITLQRQGKPDDAVACCRNALRLKPDYAAAQQILLLSAQYSSAFTPEELFAEHARFGARFEAPLKPHWRTHDNSRDAHRRLKIGYVSPDFRRHAVAYFIEPLLACHDKSQVEVFCYYNHTQHDPVTARLQALADHWIPCRHLSDERLAERIRADGIDILIDLAGHTAGNRLLAFARKPAPLQVTYLGYPATTGLSAIDYRITDVHAEPPAMTEQFNVERLWRLPEIFCCYRAHDNSPGVIDHPPALDNGCITFGCFNNFSKVTDAVLELWARILQQVPDARLLLEIQGIDHPPFRAEVEQRMARLGLPLQRLLLEPRRPENQYALYNRIDIALDPFPCNGGTTSLDTVWMGVPFVTLAGRHFTARMGVTILTNAGLPQLIASCEDDYVAIASALARDLPRLRELRAGLRDRVQASPLMDAPRFARHFEQALRSMWRIWCEQTQVQGTNA, encoded by the coding sequence ATGAGACATCAACGCAATAATTCGCACGCCTCGCTCGAAAACGCCCTACTCCTGCACCGAGCCGGTCGCCTGGAGGAAGCGGAGAGCCTCTACCGAAAAATGCCGAGCAACCCCGATGCCTTGCACCTGCGGGGTGTGATCGCACATCAGTTGAACCGCAACGAGCAAGCCGTCGAACTCATCGACCGTGCAATCGGCGTCCGACCTGCCAACGCGGCCTACCATTTTTCGCTCGACATGGCGTATCGCGCGCTGAACCGGCTCGACCAGGTAGAAGCCGCTTACCGCAGGCTGCTTGAACGCACCCCGGACAATGCGCTGATCCATCATCGCCTGGGCAACGCGCTCAAGGACCTGGGCAGAGGCGATGAAGCGATCAGTACTTACCGGAAGGCAGTCCTGCTTAAGCCAGATTTCGCCGCGGCATACAACGACATGGGCCTGGTCCACGCAGACCGGGGCGAGACGGATGCTGCCGTCGACTGTTACCGGCGGGCGCTGGCCCTCGACCCTGCCTATGCCCCAGCCCATGCGAACTTGGGTGTGACGCTGCGCAGGCGGTGCGAACCTGAGCAGGCCGAAGCCTGCTATAGAAAGGCGATTTCATTCGATCCCGGTTTCGCTGCCGCCCACAGCAATCTCGGCAACGTGCTCCAGGAGCAAGGTCGGCTGGAAGAAGCGATAAACTGTTTCCAGGAGGCCGTGCGGCTGGAGCAGAACAATGCTGCATTCCAGGTCAACTTGGGCAACGGACTGCTGGCGCAAGACCGTCTGGAGGAGGCACAGGCATGCTACGCGACGGCCCTCGCCCTCGCCCCCGGCCTGCCCGAGGCGCATTCTCAACTGGGCTGCTTGCTCGCGCGGCAGGGCAAGGCGGCGGAAGCGGTGGCATGCCATCTTCAGGCGATCGCACTCAGGCCGAACTTCCCGGAAGCGTTCAACGAGCTGGGCGCGGTATTCAGGGATCAGGGCAAGCTGCAGGAAGCGGTCGACTGCGGCGAAACGGCCGTGACATTGAAGCCCGATTTTCCGGAAGCGTTCAACAACCTGGGCCTGGCGCTGTCGCACCAGGGCAAGGCGGAACGAGCCATCGAATGCTTCGAGCGGGCTGTGGCGCTAAAGCCCGATTTTGCCGGCGTCTACAGCAATCTAGGGCTGGTATTCCATAATCTCGGCCGCACCGCGGAAGCGATCGCATGCCATCGGAAAGCCATCGACTGCGATCCGGAATTCGCGACCGGATACACCAACCTTCTGCTGTCGGCGCAGTATTCATCGGCCTTCACGCCGGAGGAGTTGTTTGCTGAGCATGCGCGCTTCGGCGCCCGGTTCGAGGCGCCTCTCAAGCCGCACTGGCGCACCCACGATAATTCCCGCGATGCCCACCGGCGCCTGAAGATCGGCTATGTCTCGCCCGACTTCCGCCGCCACGCCGTCGCCTATTTCATCGAGCCCCTGCTGGCCTGTCACGACAAGTCCCAGGTCGAGGTCTTCTGCTACTACAACCATACCCAGCATGACCCGGTCACCGCGCGACTGCAGGCCCTGGCCGACCACTGGATACCCTGCCGCCACCTGTCCGACGAACGCCTGGCCGAGCGCATCCGCGCCGACGGCATCGATATCCTGATCGACTTGGCCGGCCACACCGCCGGCAACCGTCTGCTGGCCTTCGCCCGCAAACCGGCCCCGCTGCAGGTCACCTATCTCGGCTACCCCGCCACCACCGGCCTGTCCGCCATCGATTACCGCATCACCGATGTCCATGCCGAACCGCCCGCCATGACCGAGCAGTTCAATGTCGAACGGCTCTGGCGCCTGCCTGAGATCTTCTGCTGTTACCGCGCCCACGACAACAGTCCCGGCGTGATCGACCATCCACCCGCACTCGACAACGGTTGCATCACCTTCGGCTGCTTCAACAATTTCTCCAAGGTGACCGACGCGGTGCTGGAGCTGTGGGCCAGAATCCTGCAACAGGTGCCCGACGCGCGCCTGCTGCTGGAAATTCAGGGCATCGACCATCCCCCCTTCCGCGCCGAGGTCGAACAGCGCATGGCACGCCTGGGCCTGCCGCTGCAGCGCCTGCTGCTGGAGCCGCGCCGGCCGGAAAACCAGTATGCGCTGTACAACCGCATCGACATCGCGCTCGATCCGTTCCCCTGCAACGGCGGCACCACAAGCCTGGACACGGTGTGGATGGGTGTGCCCTTCGTCACCCTCGCCGGCCGCCATTTCACTGCCCGCATGGGCGTGACCATCCTCACCAACGCCGGCCTGCCGCAACTGATCGCCTCCTGCGAGGATGACTATGTGGCCATCGCCTCGGCGCTCGCGCGCGACCTGCCGCGCCTGCGCGAACTGCGCGCCGGCCTGCGCGACCGTGTGCAGGCCAGTCCCCTCATGGATGCCCCCCGCTTCGCCCGCCATTTCGAGCAGGCCCTGCGCAGTATGTGGCGAATCTGGTGCGGCGAGCAGGAGCACGAACCTGCCGGCGGGCCCGGCACGGCGGAGCCCGACCTGCAGGCCGCGGTGGACCATCATCTGGCCGGTCGCCTGCATGAGGCGGAAGCGATTTATAGGATGCTGCCCGATCACTCCGACGCGCTGCACCTGCGGGGCGTGATCGCGCATCAGTCGAACCGCAACGAGGAAGCGCTCGTCCTTATCGAGCGCGCGATAGCCATCGCGCCGGACAACGCCGCCTACTATTTTTCGATGGCGTCGGCGTGGCGCGCGCTCGGCAGGACGGACCAGGCGGCGGCCTGCTATCGCCGGCTGCTGGAACGGATGCCGGATCATGCCGACGCCCGCAATAACCTGGGCAACGCGCTGCGCGAGCTGGGCGACGTCGACGCCGCCGCGGCGTGCTATCAGGAGGCGCTCGCGCTCAAGCCGGATTTTCCCGAGGCCCACAACAACCTCGGCATCCTCTTCAAGGAACTGGGCGATCCGGTACAGGCAGAAGCCTGCTGCCGCAAGGCGCTGGAGCTGAAGCCGGACTTTGCAGCCGCCCATAACAATCTGGGACTGGCGCTCGCGGCGCAGCACCGGATCGACGACGCCGTGGTCAGCTACCGCAAAGCACTCGAGCTCAATCCGGATTTCGCCGAGGCATACGGCAATCTCGGTCTCGCGTATAAGGACCAGGACCGGCTCGACGAAGCGGCTGCCAGCTACCAGCAGGCACTGACCCGCATGCCTCAGTCCGCCGAGATGCACAATAACCTGGGGCTGGTGTTCAAGGAAAGCGGTGCTCTTGGCGATGCCGTCGACTGCTATCTCAAGGCGATCGAACTGAAGCGGGATTTCGCGGAGGTTTACAGCAACCTCGGCCTGGTCTTCTCGGAACAGGGCAACCCGGACGCCGCGATGGAATGCCATTGCACCGCGCTTGCGTTCAGGCCGGATTCGGCCGAGGCGCACAACAACCTCGGCATCGAGCTCAGGGAATGCGGAAGGCTGGACGAGGCTGCCGCCTGCTTCCGGACAGCGCTCGAACTGAAGCCGGATTATGTCGACGCGCACTGCAATCTGGGGATCACGCTTCAGCGCCAGGGCAAGCCGGACGATGCGGTCGCCTGCTGCCGCAATGCCTTGCGGCTGAAACCCGATTACGCGGCAGCGCAGCAGATCCTTCTGCTGTCGGCGCAGTATTCATCGGCCTTCACGCCGGAGGAGTTGTTTGCTGAGCATGCGCGCTTCGGCGCCCGGTTCGAGGCGCCTCTCAAGCCGCACTGGCGCACCCACGATAATTCCCGCGATGCCCACCGGCGCCTGAAGATCGGCTATGTCTCGCCCGACTTCCGCCGCCACGCCGTCGCCTATTTCATCGAGCCCCTGCTGGCCTGTCACGACAAGTCCCAGGTCGAGGTCTTCTGCTACTACAACCATACCCAGCATGACCCGGTCACCGCGCGACTGCAGGCCCTGGCCGACCACTGGATACCCTGCCGCCACCTGTCCGACGAACGCCTGGCCGAGCGCATCCGCGCCGACGGCATCGATATCCTGATCGACTTGGCCGGCCACACCGCCGGCAACCGTCTGCTGGCCTTCGCCCGCAAACCGGCCCCGCTGCAGGTCACCTATCTCGGCTACCCCGCCACCACCGGCCTGTCCGCCATCGATTACCGCATCACCGATGTCCATGCCGAACCGCCCGCCATGACCGAGCAGTTCAATGTCGAACGGCTCTGGCGCCTGCCTGAGATCTTCTGCTGTTACCGCGCCCACGACAACAGTCCCGGCGTGATCGACCATCCACCCGCACTCGACAACGGTTGCATCACCTTCGGCTGCTTCAACAATTTCTCCAAGGTGACCGACGCGGTGCTGGAGCTGTGGGCCAGAATCCTGCAACAGGTGCCCGACGCGCGCCTGCTGCTGGAAATTCAGGGCATCGACCATCCCCCCTTCCGCGCCGAGGTCGAACAGCGCATGGCACGCCTGGGCCTGCCGCTGCAGCGCCTGCTGCTGGAGCCGCGCCGGCCGGAAAACCAGTATGCGCTGTACAACCGCATCGACATCGCGCTCGATCCGTTCCCCTGCAACGGCGGCACCACAAGCCTGGACACGGTGTGGATGGGTGTGCCCTTCGTCACCCTCGCCGGCCGCCATTTCACTGCCCGCATGGGCGTGACCATCCTCACCAACGCCGGCCTGCCGCAACTGATCGCCTCCTGCGAGGATGACTATGTGGCCATCGCCTCGGCGCTCGCGCGCGACCTGCCGCGCCTGCGCGAACTGCGCGCCGGCCTGCGCGACCGTGTGCAGGCCAGTCCCCTCATGGATGCCCCCCGCTTCGCCCGCCATTTCGAGCAGGCCCTGCGCAGTATGTGGCGAATCTGGTGCGAACAAACGCAAGTACAAGGAACGAACGCATGA
- the rfbF gene encoding glucose-1-phosphate cytidylyltransferase: MKAVILAGGLGTRILEESHLRPKPMIEIGGKPILWHIMKIYSSHGVNDFVICLGYKGYVIKEYFANYFLHMSDVTFDMEKNRMEVHQRHAEPWRVTLVDTGAHTMTGGRLRRVKSYLHPREPFCFTYGDGLADIDIAAEIAFHKAHGRLATVAAVQPPGRYGALLRNGEQVRGFQEKPQGDGGWINGGFFILQPEAIDLVADEATSWELEPMTTLAKEEQLMAFEHNGFWQPMDTLREKNLLEDLWQSDQAPWKTWK, translated from the coding sequence ATGAAGGCAGTCATTCTCGCCGGCGGTCTCGGCACCCGCATTCTCGAAGAAAGCCATCTGCGCCCCAAGCCCATGATCGAAATCGGCGGCAAGCCGATCCTGTGGCACATCATGAAAATCTATTCGAGCCACGGCGTGAACGACTTCGTGATCTGCCTCGGCTACAAGGGGTATGTCATCAAGGAATACTTCGCCAACTATTTCCTCCATATGTCCGACGTCACCTTCGACATGGAAAAGAATCGCATGGAGGTGCACCAGCGCCACGCCGAACCGTGGCGCGTGACGCTGGTCGACACCGGCGCGCACACCATGACCGGCGGGCGGCTGCGGCGGGTGAAAAGCTACCTGCATCCGCGCGAGCCGTTCTGCTTCACCTACGGCGACGGCTTGGCCGATATCGACATCGCCGCGGAGATCGCCTTTCACAAGGCGCACGGCCGGCTGGCGACGGTGGCGGCGGTGCAGCCTCCCGGCCGCTACGGCGCATTGCTGCGGAACGGAGAGCAGGTGCGGGGTTTCCAGGAAAAGCCGCAGGGCGACGGCGGCTGGATCAACGGCGGTTTTTTCATCCTGCAGCCCGAGGCCATCGACCTGGTTGCCGACGAAGCCACAAGCTGGGAACTCGAACCGATGACGACCCTGGCGAAGGAGGAGCAGTTGATGGCTTTCGAACACAACGGATTCTGGCAGCCGATGGACACGCTGCGCGAGAAAAACCTGCTGGAAGACCTATGGCAGTCGGATCAGGCGCCGTGGAAGACATGGAAATGA